A section of the Malus sylvestris chromosome 17, drMalSylv7.2, whole genome shotgun sequence genome encodes:
- the LOC126610993 gene encoding syntaxin-22-like isoform X2: protein MSFQDVQSGGGGWGRKASAFPSQAVAAGIFQINTAVGTFRRLVDAIGTAKDTPDHRQKLHNTRQRVLELVKDTSAKLKSLTQSDHQSNVNPSKQIEDAKLARDFQTTLQEFQKVQQLASERESTYMPSLPTSAASASASGEYLEPSSGSTRDQHRQPFLQDQKRQELLLLDNEVAFNEAIIEEREQGIRDIEAQIGEASEIFKDLAVLVHEQGVVIDDIQSNIDNSSAATTQARVQLAKASKGVKSRCSWLSSRNETTRIRMERR from the exons ATGAGCTTTCAAGATGTGCAGAGTGGCGGAGGAGGATGGGGAAGGAAGGCATCGGCGTTTCCGTCTCAGGCGGTGGCTGCCGGTATATTCCAGATCAACACTGCCGTCGGCACTTTCCGTCGACTGGTCGATGCCATCGGGACTGCCAAGGACACTCCCGATCACCGCCAGAAGCT GCACAACACGAGGCAACGCGTACTTGAGCTGGTAAAAGATACGTCTGCCAAGCTCAAATCCCTCACCCAATCTGATCACCAATCCAATGTCAAT CCGAGTAAGCAGATAGAAGATGCGAAGCTTGCAAGAGATTTCCAGACCACATTGCAAGAATTTCAGAAAGTTCAACAGCTCGCCTCTGAGCGCGAGTCTACTTACATGCCTTCCTTGCCAAC CTCTGCAGCTTCCGCCTCTGCCTCTGGGGAATATTTGGAACCTAGCAGTGGCAGCACCAGGGATCAGCACCGCCAACCTTTCCTTCAGGACCAAAAGAG GCAGGAGTTACTTTTGCTTGATAATGAGGTTGCTTTCAATGAGGCCATCATTGAGGAGAGGGAACAGGGTATTCGAGACATAGAAGCACAAATAGGGGAAGCTAGTGAAATTTTCAAGGACCTTGCTGTTCTCGTCCATGAGCAGGGTGTAGTCATTG ATGACATTCAATCAAACATTGACAACTCTTCTGCTGCAACGACCCAAGCTAGAGTTCAACTAGCTAAGGCGTCCAAAGGAGTTAAATCCAGATGCTCATGG CTCTCTTCCAGAAATGAGACCACGAGAATACGAATGGAAAGAAGGTGA
- the LOC126610993 gene encoding syntaxin-22-like isoform X1, with protein MSFQDVQSGGGGWGRKASAFPSQAVAAGIFQINTAVGTFRRLVDAIGTAKDTPDHRQKLHNTRQRVLELVKDTSAKLKSLTQSDHQSNVNPSKQIEDAKLARDFQTTLQEFQKVQQLASERESTYMPSLPTSAASASASGEYLEPSSGSTRDQHRQPFLQDQKRQELLLLDNEVAFNEAIIEEREQGIRDIEAQIGEASEIFKDLAVLVHEQGVVIDDIQSNIDNSSAATTQARVQLAKASKGVKSRCSWCWWVLVVLVVVVVIVVIVLII; from the exons ATGAGCTTTCAAGATGTGCAGAGTGGCGGAGGAGGATGGGGAAGGAAGGCATCGGCGTTTCCGTCTCAGGCGGTGGCTGCCGGTATATTCCAGATCAACACTGCCGTCGGCACTTTCCGTCGACTGGTCGATGCCATCGGGACTGCCAAGGACACTCCCGATCACCGCCAGAAGCT GCACAACACGAGGCAACGCGTACTTGAGCTGGTAAAAGATACGTCTGCCAAGCTCAAATCCCTCACCCAATCTGATCACCAATCCAATGTCAAT CCGAGTAAGCAGATAGAAGATGCGAAGCTTGCAAGAGATTTCCAGACCACATTGCAAGAATTTCAGAAAGTTCAACAGCTCGCCTCTGAGCGCGAGTCTACTTACATGCCTTCCTTGCCAAC CTCTGCAGCTTCCGCCTCTGCCTCTGGGGAATATTTGGAACCTAGCAGTGGCAGCACCAGGGATCAGCACCGCCAACCTTTCCTTCAGGACCAAAAGAG GCAGGAGTTACTTTTGCTTGATAATGAGGTTGCTTTCAATGAGGCCATCATTGAGGAGAGGGAACAGGGTATTCGAGACATAGAAGCACAAATAGGGGAAGCTAGTGAAATTTTCAAGGACCTTGCTGTTCTCGTCCATGAGCAGGGTGTAGTCATTG ATGACATTCAATCAAACATTGACAACTCTTCTGCTGCAACGACCCAAGCTAGAGTTCAACTAGCTAAGGCGTCCAAAGGAGTTAAATCCAGATGCTCATGG TGTTGGTGGGTGCTGGTAGTTTTGGTCGTGGTCGTCGTGATCGTCGTAATCGTCCTTATCATATAA